A stretch of Henckelia pumila isolate YLH828 chromosome 4, ASM3356847v2, whole genome shotgun sequence DNA encodes these proteins:
- the LOC140865789 gene encoding tRNA (guanine-N(7)-)-methyltransferase yields the protein MNGLRAQSNHLIEIRAQIVSPHPCPIHYLFSLSVALRETTGVPKMLEHPTHSKTTGLPRKRFYRARAHSNPLSDSHFPVPISPSHVDYTLHYPTYDGSKKIEFADIGCGFGGLVISLATLFPNTLMIGMELRDKVTEYVKERILALRAANPGRYENASVVRTNSMKYIPNYFEKGQLTKMFFLFPDPHFKEKNHRRRVISSHLLDEYAYVLRVGGIIYTITDVEELGLWMQSCLEDHPLFKPLTEDELQNDPVVKLLSTATEEGQKVERNGGQTFQAVYRRVELALPH from the exons ATGAACGGCTTAAGAGCCCAATCAAACCACCTGATTGAAATTAGGGCACAAATCGTTTCCCCACATCCTTGTCCTATCCACTACCTCTTCTCCCTCTCTGTCGCTCTAAG AGAGACTACCGGTGTCCCGAAAATGTTGGAGCACCCTACTCATAGCAAGACAACGGGACTACCTCGAAAGCGATTTTATCGAGCTCGGGCTCATAGCAATCCTTTGAGTGATTCTCATTTCCCTGTTCCAATCTCACCTAGTCACGTTGACTACACCCTCCATTACCCCACGTATGATGGTTCCAAAAAGATTGAATTTGCGGACATTGGTTGTGGATTTGGTGGGCTTGTAATTAGCCTCGCAACTCTATTTCCTAATACGCTTATGATTGGGATGGAATTGAGGGACAAGGTGACAGAGTATGTGAAGGAAAGGATATTAGCATTGAGAGCCGCTAATCCAGGCCGGTACGAGAATGCGTCAGTGGTTCGGACTAATTCCATGAAATACATTCCCAATTACTTTGAGAAAGGACAGCTCACTAAGATGTTCTTTTTGTTTCCGGATCCTCATTTTAAAGAGAAAAACCATAGGCGTAGGGTCATCAGTTCGCATTTGCTCGATGAGTATGCTTATGTGCTTAGAGTCGGTGGGATAATCTATACAATAACCGATGTGGAGGAGCTTGGTTTGTGGATGCAATCATGTTTGGAGGATCACCCTTTATTTAAGCCTCTTACTGAGGATGAACTACAAAATGATCCGGTTGTAAAGCTCTTGAGTACTGCTACTGAGGAAGGGCAGAAAGTTGAGAGGAATGGTGGCCAAACGTTTCAAGCTGTTTATAGACGTGTCGAACTGGCTCTTCCTCATTGA
- the LOC140861639 gene encoding uncharacterized protein, which yields MSISEGLWQLLRGFWMSLEVGIDARRVAGGSRDKLIGFESDFKSTRYHPHSLAGFFRLTPLLPTFSLNPPPPPPPPPPPPPPPPVADVGTQVLAGLARILEQHVDAPRAGLGNVYEQFRKMNPKDFAGTTGPLVAEGWIRSLEVIFRYMQLGDLDQVRCAIFHLQDYAALWWEGVEKTVDTATLPWTEFWRLFFVNYFTADVRARLKMEFLSLRRGDLSVAEFVVKFERGCHFVPLIGDDEAENLQHFIVGLRPTIRRDVLMAEPADYASALRRALRSEQTLKDISTEAQSKRPLPSHGSQQQHGKRPFIGPQRQQEPFRPQGHLADRPHGHHVQRPQGQQTPRPAPPKDGENPVCPKCHHAHLGQCLAGAGVCYQCKKPGHVVSDFPLCAMPTEGRVFVMQAKEADPDTTLVTGRILVAGVATRALLDSGATHSFISEAFTRKRSIECEDLIGGFTVTIPSGEELSTRRMVRNLELLFQGQSVVADLIVLPMPEFDLILGMDWMTKNTVVIDFQQRSVLVRPEGEEPF from the exons ATGAGCATTAGCGAGGGGTTATGGCAATTGTTAAGGGGTTTTTGGATGAGCCTAGAGGTTGGCATTGATGCTAGGAGAGTGGCTGGAGGATCGAGGGACAAATTGATAGGATTTGAATCGGATTTTAAGAG tactcgttatcatCCCCATAGTCTTGCTGGGTTTTTTAGACTCACCCCACTTCTTCCTACTTTCAG TTTGAAT ccgcctcctcctcCACCGCCGCCACCTCCTCCTCCACCACCTCCACCAGTTGCGGATGTCGGGACGCAGGTGCTAGCGGGTTTAGCCCGTATCCTAGAGCAACATGTGGACGCTCCGAGGGCTGGACTTGGGAATGTTTATGAGCAGTTTaggaagatgaatccgaaggacttTGCTGGCACCACTGGTCCATTGGTagcggagggatggattcgtTCGCTTGAGGTGATCTTCCGCTATATGCAGTTGGGAGATCTGGACCAAGTCCGCTGTGCTATCTTCCACCTTCAGGACTATGctgccctttggtgggagggagtTGAGAAGACAGTGGACACAGCTACCCTACCTTGGACTGAGTTTTGGAGACTTTTCTTTGTAAATTATTTTACTGCGGATGTGAGGGCCCGTTTGAAGATGGAGTTTTTGAGCCTGCGACGGGGAGACTTATCAGTGGCTGAGTTCGTGGTGAAATTTGAGCGAGGTTGCCACTTTGTGCCTTTGATTGGGGACGATGAGGCGGAGAATCTCCAGCACTTTATAGTTGGGCTAAGACCCACTATCCGTCGAGATGTGCTCATGGCGGAGCCAGCTGACTATGCTTCGGCACTCAGACGAGCTTTGAGGTCTGAGCAGACTTTGAAGGATATCAGCACTGAGGCGCAGAGTAAGAGGCCGCTACCATCTCATGGTTCACAACAGCAGCATGGGAAGAGGCCATTCATTGGGCCGCAGCGTCAGCAGGAACCCTTTAGACCTCAGGGGCATCTAGCCGATAGGCCCCATGGACATCATGTTCAGCGACCCCAGGGTCAGCAGACACCGAGACCCGCTCCTCCCAAGGATGGGGAGAATCCTGTATGCCCAAAATGCCATCATGCTCATCTTGGACAGTGTCTGGCAGGTGCCGGAGTTTGCTATCAATGCAAGAAGCCAGGACACGTGGTTTCAGATTTTCCATTGTGCGCCATGCCGACTGAGGGgagggtgtttgtgatgcaggccaaGGAGGCCGATCCTGATACCACGCTCGTCACAG GTAGAATTTTAGTAGCCGGTGTGGCCACTAGAGCCTTgttagactcaggggctacccattcTTTCATATCGGAGGCTTTTACCCGCAAGCGGAGCATTGAGTGCGAGGATCTGATTGGTGGATTCACAGTGACCATCCCATCAGGGGAAGAACTGTCCACTAGGAGAATGGTGAGGAATCTTGAACTTCTGTTTCAAGGGCAATCAGTAGTTGCAGACTTGATAGTATTGCCCATGCCTGAGTTCGACTTGATTCTcgggatggattggatgacgaagaaCACAGTGGTGATCGACTTTCAGCAGAGGTCAGTGTTGGTCAGACCAGAGGGAGAAGAACCGTTTTAG
- the LOC140863473 gene encoding subtilisin-like protease has translation MGFLTFFLTLIFIFNLHIMLGAQDNNLETYIVHVELPLDGPQPSLSSFLDDLQGWYHSFLPKTTNPSSNEEPHIIYSYHNVFTGFAVRLSPEQVKAMEKMPGFVSARPQKTMALHTTHSPNFLGLNQNTGFWNNSNYGRGVIIGVLDTGIKPDHPSFNDEGMPPPPAKWRGRCEFNTSSVCNNKLIGARFFTIGDGTPYDENGHGTHTASTAAGNFVRGANVFGNANGTAAGIAPLAHIAIYKVCQARCSESDILAAMDAAIDDGVDVLSLSLGGPARNFFDENVAVGAFSAMEKGIFVSCSAGNSGPTLGTIENGAPWVLTVGASTMDRKIRSTAVLGNDEQLDGESNYQPAGFASTFLPLIYPGMVSTDPNATFCFPRSLINVDVQGKVVLCDNGGGIGRIAKGRAVRNTGGAAMIIVNQQSQGYSISSESHILPATHLSYEDGLRVKAYLNSTTTPIATISFKGTVIGDTNAPTVSSFSARGPNRASPGILKPDIIGPGANILAAWHKSVENNTNMRLNFNIISGTSMSCPHLSGIAALLKNAHPDWSPAMIKSAIMTSADLVNLNRTLIQDQMLRPANVFATGSGHVNILKATNPGLVYDLTPADYLPYLCGLGYTNQQISYISNRFVTCSQISSIPEAELNYPSFFVVLGTAVLGRTTQTYSRTTTNVGDANSVYTVEVVGLSGIVMSVEPNVLQFSGLNQKLTYQVRFDRSPEVASNTIVQGFLTWTSANHSVRSPIVVSIL, from the coding sequence ATGGGTTTTCTCACATTTTTTCTTACATTAATATTCATATTCAATCTTCATATAATGCTAGGAGCCCAAGACAACAATTTAGAGACATATATTGTTCACGTTGAGTTACCTTTGGACGGCCCGCAACCGAGTTTGAGTAGTTTCCTGGATGATCTTCAAGGATGGTACCATTCTTTTTTGCCAAAGACGACGAATCCGAGCTCGAATGAGGAACCCCACATCATATATTCTTACCACAATGTTTTCACGGGATTTGCAGTAAGATTGTCTCCAGAACAGGTGAAAGCGATGGAGAAGATGCCCGGATTCGTGTCGGCTCGGCCTCAAAAAACTATGGCTCTCCACACAACACACTCTCCAAATTTTTTGGGGCTGAATCAGAACACTGGGTTTTGGAACAATTCCAATTATGGGAGAGGGGTGATCATTGGCGTTTTGGACACCGGAATCAAACCCGATCATCCTTCGTTCAACGACGAAGGGATGCCGCCACCGCCGGCTAAGTGGAGGGGGAGGTGCGAGTTTAATACATCATCTGTGTGTAACAACAAGCTCATCGGAGCGAGATTTTTCACTATAGGTGATGGCACACCGTATGATGAAAATGGGCATGGCACGCATACGGCGAGCACTGCGGCTGGGAATTTTGTGAGGGGTGCGAATGTGTTCGGAAATGCGAACGGTACGGCCGCTGGAATAGCTCCTCTTGCACATATTGCCATTTACAAGGTCTGCCAGGCAAGATGCTCGGAGAGTGATATACTTGCAGCCATGGATGCTGCTATAGATGATGGGGTTGATGTCCTTTCACTTTCTCTTGGTGGACCGGCTAGAAATTTTTTCGATGAAAACGTTGCTGTTGGGGCATTTAGCGCCATGGAGAAGGGGATATTTGTGAGCTGCTCAGCAGGGAATAGTGGCCCTACTCTTGGGACTATTGAAAATGGTGCTCCTTGGGTTCTTACGGTCGGGGCCAGCACGATGGATCGAAAAATCAGGTCCACTGCGGTGCTTGGAAATGACGAACAACTAGATGGGGAATCCAACTACCAACCGGCAGGCTTTGCCTCAACATTCTTGCCTCTTATTTATCCTGGAATGGTTTCAACTGATCCAAATGCTACATTTTGCTTTCCCCGATCGTTGATCAATGTTGATGTCCAAGGGAAAGTCGTGTTATGCGACAATGGAGGTGGGATCGGAAGAATCGCGAAGGGTAGGGCCGTGAGAAATACTGGTGGGGCTGCCATGATTATAGTAAACCAGCAGTCGCAAGGCTACTCCATCTCTTCTGAGTCGCACATTCTCCCGGCAACACATCTCAGTTACGAAGACGGACTCAGAGTCAAAGCCTATTTGAACTCAACAACCACACCCATCGCCACAATTTCTTTCAAGGGTACAGTAATTGGGGACACCAATGCTCCCACCGTTTCATCATTCTCTGCCAGGGGTCCAAACAGGGCCAGCCCTGGAATCTTGAAACCAGATATCATTGGCCCTGGTGCCAACATCCTTGCCGCTTGGCACAAATCTGTCGAAAACAACACCAACATGAGATTAAATTTCAACATCATCTCTGGAACATCAATGTCATGTCCCCACCTCAGTGGCATTGCAGCATTGCTAAAAAATGCGCATCCCGATTGGTCTCCAGCCATGATCAAGTCCGCCATCATGACCTCCGCCGATCTAGTGAACCTCAACAGAACCTTAATCCAGGACCAAATGCTTCGCCCTGCAAATGTTTTCGCTACCGGTTCAGGTCACGTAAACATACTCAAGGCCACCAATCCAGGCCTCGTTTACGACTTGACCCCAGCAGATTACCTACCATACTTATGTGGATTGGGGTACACAAATCAACAAATAAGTTACATTTCAAATCGGTTCGTAACTTGCTCCCAGATTTCAAGCATCCCAGAAGCAGAATTGAATTATCCATCATTTTTTGTGGTTCTTGGGACCGCGGTTCTAGGAAGAACTACTCAAACATATAGCCGAACAACTACAAATGTTGGTGATGCAAATTCAGTTTATACAGTTGAAGTAGTTGGATTGTCGGGTATTGTTATGAGTGTTGAGCCCAACGTTCTTCAGTTTTCAGGATTGAATCAGAAACTAACTTATCAAGTGAGATTTGATAGATCGCCAGAGGTTGCGAGTAATACAATTGTTCAAGGATTTCTAACATGGACATCTGCTAACCATTCTGTTAGAAGTCCCATTGTTGTTTCTATTCTTTGA